The Vibrio syngnathi DNA window TAATGATGGCTTCCACATCAATGCTTTGATTCTTGTTGAACGTACCGGTCAGAAGAAGATGGTGATTGGTAAAGCGGGCGAGAAGATCAAAACGATTGGTCGTGAAGCTCGTATCGACATGGAAGAACTATTCGGTCGTAAGGTTTACCTAGAGACTTGGGTTAAAGTTAAGTCTGGTTGGGCTGACGATGAGCGTGCACTTCGCTCGTTAGGCTACATCGACGATCTATAATATATTGAACGTCACTTTCTGATATTAAGAAAGTTGAATTGAATATAAATACAAGAGAGAGTGCGAACTCTCTCTTTTTGTATCTGTAAGAAGGGTAAGTGATTGAGCGAAGGGTTACAGCGATGCTTTGTGTTGCACCGTCGACCATACAGTGAGTCGAGCCTGATTCTGGACGTCTTCAGTGAAGAGTACGGTCGGGTGACGTTGATGTCTAAAGGTGCGCGGAGTAAGCGTTCTAATTTGAAAGGTGCATTGCAACCTTTTACGCCTCTGCTGCTGAAGTGGTCTGGCAATGGTTCAATGAAAACGTTGCGCCAAGCTGAACCGATCAGCTTGGGGCTTCCTCTTGCCGGTATCAATCTGTATTCAGCAATGTACGTTAATGAATTAGTTGGGCGAGTGTTGATGGCCGAAGTGGCCATGCCTGCATTTTTTCACGACTATCTTCATGCCTTAACAGAGCTAGCTCATAATGAGAACCCTGAGCCAGCGCTACGTCGTTTTGAATTGGCTCTACTTTCGGCTATGGGGTATGGCGTCGACTTTTTGCATTGCGCAGGTACTGGTGAAGCGATCGATCCAAGTATGACTTATCGCTATCGAGAGCAGAAAGGTTTCATCGCTTCTGTACGTCGAGATAACCTGACATTTATGGGCGATGAACTTATCGCAATTAGCGAACGTAGGTTTATCACTAAAGAGCAGTTAAAAGCAGCAAAACGCTTTACACGCATAGCCTTAAAGCCGTATCTTGGCGGCAAACCATTAAAAAGTAGAGAGCTATTTATGCCAACAATAGCCCTCTCTAGAGCACGGAGTATTGGAAAATGAGCTCAATCCTTTTAGGCGTTAATATCGACCATATTGCTACACTACGTAATGCACGTGGTACTAAATACCCAGATCCAGTACACGCAGCTGAAATTGCTGAACGTGCGGGTGCTGACGGCATTACCATTCACCTGCGTGAAGATCGCCGTCATATTGTTGATCGCGATGTACGTATTCTTGCTGAAACTATCCAGACTCGCATGAACTTAGAGATGGCCGTGACGGACGAGATGGTTCAAATCGCACTCGATACTAATCCTGAATTCGTTTGCCTAGTTCCAGAAAAGCGTGAAGAGCTGACGACGGAAGGTGGCTTGGACGTGGTTGGTCAACTTGAAAAGATCAAAGCGGCGACGGAAAAATTGTCGGCTGCGGGTATCAAAGTCTCTCTGTTTATCGATGCAGATCGTGAGCAAATCGATGCAGCAAAAGCATGTGGCGCACCGTTCATTGAGCTTCATACTGGTCATTACGCTGATGCGAAAACAGAAGAAGATCAGCAAGATGAGCTTAAAAAGATTGCTGCAGGCGCAAGCTACGCAGACGATCTTGGTATCACAGTCAATGCGGGTCATGGTCTGACGTATCACAACGTTGCGCCGATTGCGGCACTTCCTGAGATTTACGAGTTGAACATTGGTCACTCGATCATGGGACGCGCAGTGTTTGATGGTTTGAATAAAGCCGTTGCAGACATGAAAGCCGTGATGGAAACAGCACGCAACAACGCTTAGTTCTTTAACTCGTCATTCATTTAGTTGTAAGCGTTAAGCGGTTAATCAGTAGAATCGAAAAAGTTAATAGATAGAAGTTGGTAGTAGGGTAAACATGGCTGTTGTTGGATTAGGTACAGATATCGCAGAAATTGAACGTGTTGAAAAGGCATTATCACGAAGTGGTGAGGCTTTCGCTCAGCGTATTTTGACGGATTCTGAATTTGAAGTGTTTCAACAACTGAAGCAAAAAGGGCGTTACCTTGCAAAGCGTTTTGCTGCTAAAGAAGCAGCGTCTAAAGCGTTAGGTACGGGGATTGCTCTTGGTGTGACCTTCCACGACTTCGAGATTTCAAACGATGAACATGGCAAGCCAGTTCTAAGCTTGCATAAAAAAGCGCGTGAAATCGCAGAGGCAAATGGCACAACATCGATTCATCTGACTATCTCGGATGAGCGCCACTACGCCGTGGCAACTGTGTTACTCGAATCGTAAACAGATTATCGCTACTTTATACCAATCGTAGTAAATAACTGGTCACCCTAGCTTGTTAAAACGCTCGATAACTGCGTTATAATTTTTTATTGTAGAATAACTACTTATCGAAACTATTTATTGAAAAGAGCTGCCTTGTTCTCAAGCCTTTTCCCTGCTCTATTTCTGAACACTTACTTACTGTGATTGGTATTATATCTAGCACCCTAGGTTTTAGACAGAAAAAAGCAGAGCTCATGAGCTCTGCTTTTTTATTGGCTGGTAAACCATTTAATGAATATTTGTGAGTAAGAAATATTCGCTAGGTCTTGTCTGGTTTCAAATAATGAATCGCGGTTGCTTGAACCTTATCTAATTCATCCTGAAGTTCAAAAAGCTCCGGTTCAATGTCTTCAACAGAAGAGCCTGAACGAAGTTCTTTCTCTATCGTTGCACATACCGACTTAAGCCTTGGTACACCACTGTATGAGCTGCTGCCATGCATTTTGTGGATGATGTGGGTCAGCGCTTCAATGGGGTAGTCACTGTCTTCTATCGCCTTGTCTGCTGCCTCATAAACCTCAGGAATAAAATCTACGAGCATTTGCAGCATATCGCGTGCGAGGTCTTCTTTATTGGCGGCTTGTTTCAAAGCGGCTTGCCAATCAATGATGATGTTCTTGTGCTCGCTAGCTTCAACTTCTGAAACAGAGCTGTGGTCGATTTCAGCAGAGACCGCCGGGTGATCTGGGTCTATTTTATCAATGTGTTCAATCTCAGAGGTAGGGCTCCAATGAATAAGAACCTGTTGTAATACATGCTCTTCAATGGGTTTCGTTAGGTAGTCATCCATACCTGCTTCAAGTAGTCGGTCACGTTCCCCCATCATTGCATGCGCAGTAACGGCAATCACTGGCGTGTTTGCATTGTTCGCCAACGCCTTAATTTTTTGGCAAGCGGTCACGCCGTCCATCTGCGGCATTTGAATATCCATGAAAATGACATCAAATGGAGTCTCTGTCGCTTTGTCGATAGCTTTCTGACCACTGGTACAACTGATAACTGTCTCTACGCGCTCTTTTAGCAGCGCAGTAATCAGTTTAAGGTTGGCAGGGTTATCATCAACCGCCAATACCGTAAGCGGTAGCTTCTCTTCTGAGTGTGTTTCAATCGCGGGTGCAATTAAGGTTGGAGCTTGATTCGATACCAAAGTTTGCAGTAACTTCTTGCGAGAGAGAGGCTTAGTAATGCACTGAACATCGACCTCTTTCATCAATTGCTCACCCAACGCTAGCTCGGTACTTGGTGTACCAATAATCACGTTTTGAGCGATCTTCTTCGCGCCAATCGCCCAACCACTCACGGTATCAAATTGATACTCTTGGTTCGCGGCTAAGTTAAGTAGAACGTAGTCATACGAGGTAGATTCGTCAGGCATAACCGAACGGTACGTTACCACTAAGCCTTCTTGGGTTAGGATCTGCTGAGTAATTGATGCCGCTTGCATGTTTGGCTCGATAAGCAGCAGTTGCTTGTCTTGCAGGCACTGAGTCTCTATTAGTTCTGTCATCGGCATATCGGTAGTCGATAGTCTCAGGGTGAACCAGAAGGTGGAGCCTTGGTGAAGACGACTGGTTAGGCTGATCTCTCCGCCCATTTGGCTGACCAGTTTTTGGGTGATGACCAGACCTAAGCCTGTACCACCATAACGACGAGAGATACTCGCATCGGCTTGACTGAAAGCTTGGAAAAGTTGTGCTTGTTGGCGCTCTGAGATACCAATACCCGTGTCTCGAACCATAAACTGCAGCTCAATGCTGTCTTCGCTTTGTGAACGCAGCTCAACGCTGATATCAATGTTGCCACGCTCGGTAAACTTGATCGAGTTACCCACGAGGTTAGTCAGGATTTGTTGGATACGCAGTGGATCACCAACAACGCCTGGTGGTACTTTCGGGTCGATCTTAAGCGTAAGCTCAAGGCCTTTCTCATGGGCATTAGTGGCTTGAAGGTTAACCACCTCTTCTAGGCTCGATTGGAACTCAAATGGAATGTTTTCTAGAGCGAGCTTGCCGGCTTCAAGTTTCGAGAAGTCCAAGATATCGTTGATGATGCTGAGTAGGTTATTAGCCGAGCGTTCAATGGTTTGTAAGTAGTCGGTTTGACTGTTCGATAGGTGGGTCTTGAGCATCTGGCGAGTAAAGCCAATCACACCATTAAGCGGTGTTCTAAGCTCGTGAGACATATTTGCCAAGAACTCAGATTTAACACGAGCTGCTTCTTGAGCGCGTTTTTTCGCAATGTCTAACTCAACGTTTTGAATCTCTAATTGCTCTAGGGTTTCACGCAGATCAGATGTTGCTTGGTCGATACTGTGCTGCATCTCGACGTGATATTCTGATAGCGAGACCGCCATCGCGTTGATACCGTTTTTCAGTGAGTCTAGCTCACCGTGCATTTTGCCTTCGATACGCACATCGAGATGACCACGACGAATTCTGTCGACCATGTTTTTCATATGCGTGATCGGTTGGGTGACGTCATGCATTAAACGGAAGGCAAATACGCCCGATAAACCAAGCCCAAGAATTAATACTAAGAACGCAGAGAACACTTCTTGATACTGCTGCAATCGAAGTGACGACAAGTCTAACTCTATCGCAATGTAGCCGATCGCTTGGTTTGCTTGAGACTGGCCATTAGCTGAGTTGATGTATTGGCCTTCGGCAATGATAGGCGTCCGCAGGATCAACGTATTGTCGAGTAGATCCGATGAGCTTAAATGCGGAATCGGTTTATCTTTCGGATAGGTCAGGCTTTCAAAATCAGGGTGGAAGTTTGATGTTACAAACAACTCATGACGTTCATCAAACACCGCAATACTGCGCACTAGCTTAGAATTTTTTCGATGCGCATAGCTAATCAGCTGACGAACAGACTCTCGACTTTCGAGCTTCATGCCAGACTCACTCGCAATTGCTAGTGGTTCAATGATGCTAGTACCAGTGTTAACCACTTGACCCTCAAGGTCTTGATAGCGGTTAAATGAGAAAAATGCACTCAATAGCAGCCCAATAATCAGGGTTGGAGCTAGAGTTAAGGTAATTACACGGGCTCTTAAGCCATATCTGGTCATGTTCTTTAATTACATCGAGGTCTGGATATGGGAAAATAACGCACACAATGGCGGTTAAGTGAACGGTAAGCTTAATCAAAGCCGTGACGTTCGACAATGATTCCAAGACAGAATAGTGAGTCCTGGATACCAATTACTTATTAAAAGATACATTAGGCACAAGCAATGGCACGTTTTTTCCAACCAAAAAAGAAAACTCAACTCGAGACCAAGCATCAATCGGTTTTGGTTGAACGAATGGATCACAATGGCGCTGGCATCGCTTATCAGAAGAACAAACCCGTTTTCATTGATGGCGCATTGCCCGGTGAGAAGGTGGTTATTCAACTTACTGAGAGCAAAAGTAAGTTTTCGCGAGCAAAACTCATCAAATTACTTCAACCGAGTGAACTGCGTTTAAAGCCATTTTGTAAGCACTTTAATCAGTGTGGTGGCTGCCATCTTCAGCATCTCGGTTACTCATCTCAGGTTGAGCATAAATCACAATCTTTGACGCACCTGATGAGCAAATACCAAACGGCTAACACCGAAGTTGTTGAACCGATTGTGGGTGATGAAACTGGCTATCGTCGTCGCGCGCGTATCAGTCTATTTGTTGATAAGAAGACACAGCAGCTTCAGTTTGGTTTCCGTAAGAAACAAAGTAAACAGATTGAAAACATCACCGACTGCGCGGTGCTTGACCCTCGCCTTAATGTACTGCTGCCAAAACTGAAAAGTTTACTGAATACTTTCAGCAACCTTACGTCTTTAGGACACGTTGAATTAGTGATTGGGGATACTGGCCCTGTTATGGTGCTGCGTCACCTTAAGCCTTTGGTTGAAAAAGATGAGCAATCTTTGATTGAGTTGGCTCATGCAGAAGGCGCTACGCTGTACTCGATGCCAGAAACCGATAAGTTGGTTCGTTTGGTCGGGGACGCACCAGCTTATAGCGAAACCGGTGTGACCTTACCTTTTGAGCCAAACCACTTTATACAAGTGAACCAGAAAGTGAACCAGCAGATGGTTGCTCAAGCGATTGAGTGGTTAGAGCCTCAAGCGGATGAACGTGTGCTTGACCTGTTTTGTGGGCTAGGCAATTTCAGTTTGCCTATCGCACAACAATCGGCGTTTGTCGTTGGTGTGGAAGGTGTTGATGAAATGGTTCAACAAGCAACATCTAATGCGGCGTTAAACCAATTAAGCAATACGGAGTTTTACCAAGCGAACCTCGAAGAAGATTTATCTTCACAGCTTTGGGCAAAAGAGAAATTCGATAAAGTATTACTTGACCCAGCACGCGCTGGAGCGAGTGGGATCGTAGATCAAATTTCAGCGTTAGGAGCGAAGCGTGTGGTTTATGTTTCGTGTAATCCTGCTACTCTAGCGAGAGATTCTGAGAGTTTAGAAAAACAAGGCTATCAATTAGCCAAACTTGGTATGTTGGATATGTTCCCCCATACCAGTCATCTAGAATCGATGGCTCTCTTTATCAAGGCTTAGAAGCCCTTAAATAAGGCTTAAAAATGTATTACAAAGGTGCAGGGAAGCCTGCGCTGATATCAATATGAGTCGAACTAACTTGGAATCAGTTAGTCATATTGAATTGGGTATAAAACATAATAACTAGGAAGGCATGATGGTTGCGGTACGAAGCGCACATTTAAACCCAAGCGAACAGTTTGAGCTAGAAAGTTGGATTGCGTCATTGAATCAAGACGTAAAAACCTCGAATAAACTGACCAAAGTTTATCGTCACTGTGAAGAGCTATTAAAAGATCACGAGCAAGCGTCGCTCCTGCTTTGGCGTGGACGCGAGATGATCGAAATCTTGGTTACATTGTCGATGGACCGTGCCACTTTAATTGCTGCACAACTTTTCCCTGTCGTTTCAAGCGGCGTTTTTGAGCGTGAAGCGTTTGAAGAATGCTACGGCAAAGAAACCGTAAAGCTGATTGATGGCGTTGAAGAAATGGCGGCGTTAGGCCAGCTCAACGTGACCCTTGAAGGCAGTGCTGCCTCGGGTCAAGTTGATAACGTTCGTCGTATGCTACTGGCGATGGTCGACGACTTCCGCTGCGTTGTGATCAAGCTAGCAGAACGAATTTGCAACCTCATAGAAGTGAAAAAAGCCCCTGATGCTGTGCGCCGTGCGGCAGCAAAAGAGTGTGCCAACATCTATGCGCCTCTTGCAAACCGTTTAGGTATTGGTCAGTTAAAGTGGGAAATTGAAGATTACGCTTTCCGCTACCAACAACCCGATACCTACAAGCAAATTGCCAAACAGTTGTCAGAGCGCCGTATCGTACGCGAACAATACATCACTGACTTTGTTGATGATCTCACGTCCGAAATGAAACGTTCAAGCATCAATGCTGAAGTCAGCGGGCGTCCCAAACATATCTACAGTATCTGGCGTAAAATGCAGAAAAAAGGCTTGGAGTTTGATGAGCTTTTTGACGTGCGTGCCGTACGTATTATCGCAGACCAACTGCAAGACTGTTATGCCGGCTTAGGTGTGGTTCACACCAAATACAAACATCTACCCAGTGAATTTGATGACTACGTGGCGAATCCTAAGCCAAATGGTTATCAGTCGATTCATACCGTAGTTCTTGGCCCTGAAGGCAAGACCATTGAAATTCAGATTCGAACCAAGCAGATGCATGAAGACTCTGAATTGGGCGTTGCTGCGCACTGGAAATACAAAGAAGGTGCATCTAGCGGCGTACGCAGTGGCTACGATGAGAAAATCACTTGGTTGCGTAAGCTTATCGACTGGCAAGAAGAGATGTCGGATTCTGGCGAAATGCTGGATGAAGTACGTAGCCAAGTCTTTGATGACCGTGTCTATGCCTTTACACCACGCGGTGATGTGGTCGATTTACCAATGGGTGCAACGCCGTTGGATTTTGCTTACCACATCCACTCGATGGTTGGACACCGTTGTATCGGTGCCAAAGTCGCAGGTCGAATCGTTCCGTTTACTCATAAGTTGGCGATGGGCGATCAAGTTGAGATCATTACTCAAAAAGAACCGAATCCATCACGTGATTGGTTGAATCCGACCACAGGCTTTGTTCATTCAAGTCGAGCTCGAGCAAAAATTAACGCTTGGTTCCGTGCTCAGAGTCGTGAGAAAAACCTAGAAGCTGGGCGAGACATCCTAGAAATCGAGCTAGGCAGAGTCGGTGCAACACTGAAAGATGCCGAGCAATACGCGCTGAAACGATTCAACGTCAATACACCTGATGAATTGTATGCAGGTATTGGTAGCGGTGATTTGCGTATTAACCAAGTGGTTAATCACATCAATGCTCTGGTCAATAAGCCGACGGCTGAAGAAGAAGACAAGAAAGCGCTCGAGAAGTTGCTTGAGTCGGACAATAAGCCTGCGCATCAGAGCCGTCCGAAAAAGGATGCCGTCGTCGTTGAAGGTGTGGATAACCTAATGACCCACTTGGCTCGTTGTTGTCAGCCTATCCCAGGCGATGTGATCAAAGGTTACATTACTCAAGGGCGTGGTATCTCAGTACACCGTAGCGATTGTGAGCAGTTAAGTGAGCTTAACCTACATGCACCCGAACGTATCATTGATACGGTGTGGGGCGATGGTTTTGTAGGCTCGTATATCTTAACGCTGCGTGTAGAGGCGCTAGAACGTACCGGCTTGTTGAAAGACATAACATCCCTGTTCTTGAACGAAAAAGTCAGTGTGACGACAATGAAGAGCCGTATTGACTATAAACGTCAATTGTCGGTGATGGATTTTGATTTGGAAGTGACCAATATTGAAATTCTGAGTCGCGTGACAAGCCGAGTAGAGCAAATCAAAGATGTCATGAGCGTAAAACGCCTAGGCTAGTTTTTACGTCGTACTTGGCCTTCTCACTGTGTTAACTGCACTATACTCGCTTCATCACATAGACAAGCTATGCTCAGAAGTCTCGTAAGTTTGTTGCCTTGTTAGAAGAGCCAATTACTTAGTAAAACAAAAATAGTTGTCATTCCCTACAGTGAGGGATGAACGTGATAGGGAATCTCGCCAAGCGATTTGATATCCCCAACTAGCTCATTCTTCGCTCTTGAGGATGACGGAAATAATAGAAAGGTGAGTGGTTTTGGCTGCTCACCTTTTTTAGTTCTAGTATCTTTTAGTCTGAGTACTTATTAGTTTTAGTGAAGCTTTAAATTTAAAAATCAAAGACAGTGAATAGGAATAAAACGATGAATCACCCGATTGAACAACTTGAACAGATCATGACTAAGCTGCGCGATCCTGAAGGTGGCTGTCCTTGGGATTTGAAACAAAATTTTGAAACCATTGTGCCGCATACGATCGAAGAAACGTATGAGGTGGTGGACGCGATTCACAACAAAGATTGGCCAAACTTACAAGAAGAGTTAGGCGACCTGTTGTTTCAGGTGATCTTCTACAGTCAATTAGCAAAAGAACAGGGCTTGTTTGAGTTCTCTGATGTGGTCGACGGTATTAATGAGAAACTGACGCGCCGTCATCCACATGTATTTTCTGATACCGAGTTTGCCAGTGATGAAGAAATTAATGCTAACTGGGAAGCTGAAAAAGCCAAAGAAAAAGCACAGGCAGGCAAAACTCAAGAAAGTATTCTAGACTCAATACCAAACTCTCTACCTGCACTTTCGCGTGCTACAAAAATTCAAAAGCAAGTCGCGAAATTTGGCTTTGATTGGGACTCTATTGGTCCAGTCGCAGATAAGGTTTTAGAGGAAGTTGATGAGGTGCTAGAAGAAGCGCTTCAAGTAACGCCAAACGAAGATTTAGTTGAAGAAGAACTGGGTGATTTGTTGTTTGCTACCGTCAATTTAGTGCGACATTTGGGTAAAAATCCAGAAACGGCTCTCAATAAAGCCAATCTGAAATTTTCACGCCGCTTTAAAGGTGTGGAACAAAAAGTTCGTCAGCAAGATAAAATTTTGACCGACTTTTCTCTACAACAGCTTGATTCCATATGGGATGAAGTCAAAGTGGCGGAGAAAAGATCATCAAAGCTTTTATCATGAATTGATTTGAAGCAAAAAATAAAAAATAGCAGTGTGATAGATTTCACGTTGTGGCGATAAGGGGCTTCTGGTATATTTTCATCCCGTCCAGAAGTAATCCATTTCCCTCATTCAACCAATTTCAGGTTAAACATGACGACAAATTACATTTTTGTTACTGGCGGGGTTGTATCCTCTCTAGGTAAAGGTATTGCAGCAGCATCTCTTGCGGCTATTTTAGAAGCTCGTGGTCTTAAAGTGACTATGATGAAGCTTGACCCTTACATCAACGTTGATCCAGGCACAATGAGCCCGACTCAACACGGTGAAGTGTTCGTTACGGAAGATGGCGCTGAAACTGACCTTGACCTTGGTCACTACGAGCGATTCATTCGCACCAAGATGACTAAGCGTAACAACTTCACTGCAGGTCGTGTTTACTCAGACGTACTCGCTAAAGAGCGTCGCGGTGATTACCTAGGTGCAACTATTCAGGTTATCCCGCACATCACTAACTCTATCAAAGAACGTGTAATTTCTGGCGCAGCTGGCCACGATATCGCGCTTGTTGAAGTTGGTGGTACGGTTGGTGATATCGAATCTCTACCATTCATGGAAGCGATTCGTCAGCTAGCAGTAGAGCTAGGCCGTGAACGCGCAATGTTCATGCACCTTACTCTAGTGCCATACCTAGCAGCTGCGGGCGAAGTGAAAACTAAGCCAACGCAACACTCTGTAAAAGAGCTGCTGTCTATTGGTATTCAGCCAGACATCCTAGTTTGTCGTTCAGACCGCAACATTCCTTCGAACGAGCGTAAGAAAATTGCTCTGTTCTGTAATGTGCAAGAAAATGCAGTTATTTCTATGCGCGATGTTGACTCTATCTACAAGATCCCTCAGCTTATTAAAGCTCAAGGCACTGATGAACTTGTATGTAAGCGTTTCGGCATCACAGCTCCAGAAGCAGACCTGTCTGAATGGGAACAAGTAATTTACGAAGAAGCTAACCCAACGGGTGAAGTGACGATTGGTATGGTTGGTAAGTACATTGAACTACCAGACGCATACAAATCAGTAAATGAAGCGCTAAAACACGCGGGCTTGAAAAATCGCCTAAGCGTGAATATTAAATACGTAGATTCACAAGATGTTGAGTCTCGTGGCGTAGAAGTTTTAGAAGGCCTAGACGCAATCCTAGTTCCTGGTGGCTTTGGTGATCGTGGTGTTGAAGGTAAGATTCTTGCTGCTCAATACGCTCGTGAAAACAAAGTACCGTACTTAGGTATCTGTCTAGGTATGCAAGTAGCACTTATCGAGTACGCTCGTAACGTTGCGAAAATGGAAGGGGCACACTCTTCTGAATTCTGTACTGAAACTAAGTACCCAGTTGTTGGTCTTATCACTGAGTGGACTGATGGCGAAGGTAAAGTTGAAGAGCGTACAGAAACATCTGACCTTGGCGGTACAATGCGTCTTGGTTCACAGCTTTGTCACCTAGCTAAAGGGACAAAAGCTTACGAATTATACGGTAGCGCGACGATCCATGAACGTCACCGTCACCGTTACGAAGTGAACAACAATCTTCGTCCACAAATTGAAAAAGCGGGCCTAAAAGTATCGGGTCTATCTGCGGACAAGAAACTGGTTGAAGTTATTGAGAACCCGAACCACCCATGGTTTGTTGCTGCTCAATTCCACCCAGAGTTCACTTCAACACCTCGCGATGGTCACCCATTGTTTGCAGGTTTCGTTAAAGCAGCTGGCGAGTTCCAGCGCGGCGAATTAGAGAAGTAAAAAGGAATACAGGTAGCTGCGTAAGTTGTGCTGCTACCTTTTAAATTTGACATTTATATATTCAACGAGAAGGAAACATTCAATGTCTAAGATCGTTAAAGTTCTAGGTCGTGAAATCATCGATTCACGTGGTAACCCAACTGTAGAAGCTGAAGTACACCTAGAAGGCGGTTTCGTAGGTATGGCTGCTGCTCCATCTGGCGCATCTACTGGTTCTCGCGAAGCTCTTGAGCTACGTGACGGCGACAAATCACGTTTCCTAGGTAAAGGTGTTCTTAAAGCTATTGAAGCTGTAAACGGCCCAATCGCTGAAGCTCTAGTAGGTTCTGACGCTAAAGCACAAGCTGACGTTGACCAAATCATGCTTGACCTAGACGGTACTGAAAACAAGTCTAAGTTCGGTGCGAACGCTATCCTAGCTGTATCTCTAGCGAACGCAAAAGCTGCTGCTGCTGCGAAAGGCATGCCTCTTTACGAGCACATTGCTGAGCTAAACGGTACTGCAGGTCAATTCTCTATGCCTCTACCAATGATGAACATCATCAACGGTGGCGAGCACGCAGATAACAACGTTGACATCCAAGAGTTCATGATCCAACCAGTTGGCGCTAAGACTCTTAAAGAAGGTCTACGTATCGGCGCTGAAGTATTCCACAACCTAGCTAAAGTTCTTAAGTCTAAAGGCTACAGCACTGCAGTTGGTGATGAAGGTGGTTTCGCTCCTAACCTTAAGTCTAACGCTGAAGCTCTAGAAGTTATCGCAGAAGCTGTTGCAGCTGCTGGTTACGAACTAGGTAAAGACGTTACTCTTGCTATGGACTGTGCAGCATCTGAGTTCTTCGACAAAGAAGCTGGTATCTACAACATGAAGGGCGAAGGTAAAACTTTCACTTCTGAAGAGTTCAACCACTACCTAGCTGACCTAGCGAACAACTTCCCAATCGTTTCTATCGAAGACGGTCTTGACGAGTCAGATTGGGATGGCTTCAAGCACCAAACTGAACTTCTAGGCGACAAGCTTCAAATCGTTGGTGACGATCTGTTCGTTACAAACACTAAGATTCTTGCTGAAGGTATCGAGAAAGGCGTAGCTAACTCTATCCTTATCAAGTTCAACCAAATCGGTTCTCTAACAGAGACTCTAGCTGCTATCAAGATGGCTAAAGACGCTGGCTACACTGCAGTAATCTCTCACCGTTCTGGCGAAACTGAAGATGCAACTATCGCTGATCTAGCGGTAGGTACAGCTGCAGGTCAAATCAAAACTGGTTCTATGAGCCGTTCTGACCGTGTTGCTAAGTACAACCAACTTATCCGTATCGAAGAAGCTCTAGGTTCTAAAGCTCCTTTCAACGGTCTTAAAGAAGTTAAAGGTCAATAATTCCTAGCGAATTATTAATCTAAGCTTTTTAAATGCCTCGCTTATGCGGGGCATTTTTTTGTCTGTAGAAAATGACGGGAAGAAGCTCTAGGTTCTAAAACTCCTCCTTTTTACAACGAAAGCGGTCTTAAAGAAGTTAAAGGTCAGCACTTTCTTCAAGACTTAAAGCCTCGCGAATTATTAGCTTAAAGCTTTTGAAAACGCTCTACTTCGGTAGGGCGTTTTTTTTGCCTCAAATTCGTCATTCCCTAGACTGACGGAGGAAGGCATAGGGAATCTCTTGCTTACGTTAATCGTGATAGATTCCCAACTCAGTCGTTCCTCCTTCTTGGGAATGACGTGGTTAGATGTCGTTGGTCAATGTGTGTCGTTTTCTCTTTTGCAGGTATTGGTTTATCT harbors:
- the recO gene encoding DNA repair protein RecO, with the translated sequence MSEGLQRCFVLHRRPYSESSLILDVFSEEYGRVTLMSKGARSKRSNLKGALQPFTPLLLKWSGNGSMKTLRQAEPISLGLPLAGINLYSAMYVNELVGRVLMAEVAMPAFFHDYLHALTELAHNENPEPALRRFELALLSAMGYGVDFLHCAGTGEAIDPSMTYRYREQKGFIASVRRDNLTFMGDELIAISERRFITKEQLKAAKRFTRIALKPYLGGKPLKSRELFMPTIALSRARSIGK
- the pdxJ gene encoding pyridoxine 5'-phosphate synthase; the protein is MSSILLGVNIDHIATLRNARGTKYPDPVHAAEIAERAGADGITIHLREDRRHIVDRDVRILAETIQTRMNLEMAVTDEMVQIALDTNPEFVCLVPEKREELTTEGGLDVVGQLEKIKAATEKLSAAGIKVSLFIDADREQIDAAKACGAPFIELHTGHYADAKTEEDQQDELKKIAAGASYADDLGITVNAGHGLTYHNVAPIAALPEIYELNIGHSIMGRAVFDGLNKAVADMKAVMETARNNA
- the acpS gene encoding holo-ACP synthase; protein product: MAVVGLGTDIAEIERVEKALSRSGEAFAQRILTDSEFEVFQQLKQKGRYLAKRFAAKEAASKALGTGIALGVTFHDFEISNDEHGKPVLSLHKKAREIAEANGTTSIHLTISDERHYAVATVLLES
- the barA gene encoding two-component sensor histidine kinase BarA is translated as MTRYGLRARVITLTLAPTLIIGLLLSAFFSFNRYQDLEGQVVNTGTSIIEPLAIASESGMKLESRESVRQLISYAHRKNSKLVRSIAVFDERHELFVTSNFHPDFESLTYPKDKPIPHLSSSDLLDNTLILRTPIIAEGQYINSANGQSQANQAIGYIAIELDLSSLRLQQYQEVFSAFLVLILGLGLSGVFAFRLMHDVTQPITHMKNMVDRIRRGHLDVRIEGKMHGELDSLKNGINAMAVSLSEYHVEMQHSIDQATSDLRETLEQLEIQNVELDIAKKRAQEAARVKSEFLANMSHELRTPLNGVIGFTRQMLKTHLSNSQTDYLQTIERSANNLLSIINDILDFSKLEAGKLALENIPFEFQSSLEEVVNLQATNAHEKGLELTLKIDPKVPPGVVGDPLRIQQILTNLVGNSIKFTERGNIDISVELRSQSEDSIELQFMVRDTGIGISERQQAQLFQAFSQADASISRRYGGTGLGLVITQKLVSQMGGEISLTSRLHQGSTFWFTLRLSTTDMPMTELIETQCLQDKQLLLIEPNMQAASITQQILTQEGLVVTYRSVMPDESTSYDYVLLNLAANQEYQFDTVSGWAIGAKKIAQNVIIGTPSTELALGEQLMKEVDVQCITKPLSRKKLLQTLVSNQAPTLIAPAIETHSEEKLPLTVLAVDDNPANLKLITALLKERVETVISCTSGQKAIDKATETPFDVIFMDIQMPQMDGVTACQKIKALANNANTPVIAVTAHAMMGERDRLLEAGMDDYLTKPIEEHVLQQVLIHWSPTSEIEHIDKIDPDHPAVSAEIDHSSVSEVEASEHKNIIIDWQAALKQAANKEDLARDMLQMLVDFIPEVYEAADKAIEDSDYPIEALTHIIHKMHGSSSYSGVPRLKSVCATIEKELRSGSSVEDIEPELFELQDELDKVQATAIHYLKPDKT